The genomic interval TGGAAAATGATCGCAGCGTCCTGGAATTGATCGATGCCGACTATACGTTCCTCAACGAAGACTTGGCCGAGCACTATGGAATCGAAGGTGTCGATGGCGATCAAATGCGAAAGGTCGATCTGCCCGAGGACAGTCCGCGGGGTGGCGTGTTGACTCAAGGAACCTTGCTGACGGTCACCTCCAATCCCAATCGCACTTCGCCGGTGAAACGTGGGCTATACGTCCTGGAAAACATCCTCGGCACTCCGCCGTCGGCTCCACCGCCGGACGTGCCGGAACTGGACGAGTCAAAGGACCGTTTTGACGGACGGACGCCGACACTGCGGGAGGTCTTGGCAGCTCACCGCGAGAACGCGATTTGCATGTCGTGCCACGGACGAATGGATCCGCTCGGCTTCGCCCTGGAAAACTTCAATGCCCTAGGCATGTGGCGGCAGCGCGATGCCGGTCAGCCGATCGATGCCTCCGGCGAATTGCTCTCAGGCGAGACGTTCAACGACATCCGCGATTTGAAGCGAATACTTCGCGAAACGAAGCAAGCCGACTTTTATCGTTGCTTGACCGAGAAATTACTGATCTATTCGCTGGGGCGTGGGGTTGATGTAAAGGACACGGCGACGATCGATCATTTGGTAGATGAGCTGTTGGCCTCGGAGGGGCGATTCTCCGTTCTGCTAAGCGGCATCATCCATTCGCCCCAATTTCAGCGACGGCGATTGACGCCCGCTCAGTCAGAATTGCTGTCCGGAGTGCAAAGACGTTGACGGACAAGTTTTATTGTTGCTGAAATCTGCACGTAGGTTCTCGGCATCGTAATCAACCACAATCACGGCAATCTTGGAAAACGGCAATGCACCCCAAATACAATCAGTCAAAGCAAGCCGAACGTAACGCCTCATTGCAGCGTCGGCGGTTCCTCCGCGGATTGGGTGCGGCCATCGCGGTCCCGATGCTTCCGTCCATCGCACACGCGGCGGGAGATGCTGCCGGAATCAATTCGACCTCAGGTGCAACAAGCCGGGGAGGCGATGGTTCGGCACCGCTGCGGATGGCCTACTTCATTCATCCCAATGGCGTCGTGCAGGACTACTGGTTCCCCAAAGTCAACGGCAACGACTTTGAATTCAATCGCACGATGAAACCGCTGGAGGAGGTGAAGGAGCACGTGCAAGTCATCACGGGGCTCGACCAACTCAACGCCACCCCCGGCAACGATGGCGGGGGCGACCATGCCCGCGCCGGTGCAACGTACTTGACCGGTATGCGTGCGAAGAAGACCGGTGGAAAAGACATTCGCTGCGGAATCTCGATCGATCAAGTTGCCGCCCAGCAACTCGGCCACTTGACCCGTTTTGCGTCGTTGGAACTGACCTGTGACGCGATCCGAAACACGGGTAGCTGCGATACCGGTTACGCCTGCGCCTACCAGTACAACATGTCCTGGAGTTCGCCAACCACACCGGTCACCCCCGAACCGAATCCGCGTCTGGTGTTTGAACGACTGTTCGGGACCGGTGACCACGGCGAGCGAAAACGATCCTTTGAAATTCGCCGTGAACGTCAAAAGTCGATTCTCGATTTTGTCATGGAGGACACCCGCTCGCTGACGCGCGACATGGGATACGAGGATCAGGTTAAATTGGACGAGTACCTGTCCAACGTACGAGAGCTGGAACGTCGCATCTCCGACACGGAGCAGATCGCAAAAATTCCCGATCCAAACATGCCGACGCCGGCCGGAATTCCTGGCAACATCGGCGACCACATGGACTTGATGTACGACTTGCTCATCTTAGCATTCCAGACCGACCAAACTCGAATCGCCACGTTACTGCTGGCATACGATGGCAGCAATCTGCCGTATCCAGAGCTCGGGATTTCAGAGGGCCACCACTGGTTGACGCACAATCTGCGCGTGCCGGAGTACAAAGAGAAGGTTGGCCAAATCGAAGTCTATTGGATGCAGCGTTTTGCAAAATTCATCCGCAAGATGCGTGACACTCCAGACATCGACGGCAGCCGACTGATCGACAACGTGATGATGCTATACGGTAGCGCCATCTCGGATGGCAACATGCACAAGCACGACAATTGTCCGGCGATTTTGGTCGGCGGCGGCGGAGGCACGCTGCAACCCGGACGCGTGACCGATGCCGCTGGGATACCGATGTCCAACATGTACGTCAGCATGCTGGAAAAATTCGGAGTCCAGGGCGTAACGCAATTCGGCGACTCCAACGGTCGTTATGACGACATCTGAAATTCGCTAGCCACATCCCAGTCACCGCTGCTCAACGACTCGACTAAAAACGCATGGATGTACGGAGCCGCGATCGACCTGGGGCAGCTTGCCGATCACGAGATTGCGATGCCGGCGCTGTCGCAGCACGAGCGAATCACGTGGTCGTTCGGTCAAAGTGATGGGCAAATCTACGAGCAAGCCGATCTTGTCGCCCAAAGCGAAGACATGGCAAAGAAAACGCACCGAATCCTCGATGGCATCATCGCCTACGAAGAACTTTGGTCCGAAGGTAGCGAACCGATGAAACAGATCATGCGAGGCGTCGAGTTGACTCACGACGGCAACACGACCGGCTTTCATTGGCAAGGCGACGAATCAACGGTTCTGACGGGACTCGATGACGCGCTTCAGCGGCTGGATACTTGGAAACCGATATGGAAGAAACAGCACAGAGCAGCTCATCAGTGATTCTTGCACGGACGCATTGACGACAGAATGCTGCGCGAAGTTCGCATCAAATCTCAGCAATCTTGATTTGCCGGATCGCCATCCTCGTCCTCCGAGTGCGATCCGATCGCGATGGCAGGCTTTCGACCATCGGATGGTCGGAAAAGCACCGAATGCGTGCTGGTGAGCGATCTTGATCGTATCGGCTCTCCAGCTTTTGCACGGTGGAAATTTCCCGTGAAAGAACTCCCTTTCTCGTCAATTAAGGAATGCGAATTGCCGCAGAGCTGGAGCAAAGAGTCGACAAAGATAACGTCGACTTTGATTTCGGTGTTCTGTGCTACCGAGGCTCAGGGAGCAAGCCTCTCTGTTCCGTGGCGATCAGATTCACTGCCGTTGAGTTTCCGAGTCATTGAAACGGAGGAGATCGAAGATGAAATTGAAAGATGTGATGACCACGCACGTCCGCGGGATTTCGGCAGACGAGAGTGTCCGCAACGCAGCGGAGGCAATGAGCCAAATGCAAGTCGGATCGCTACCGGTGTTTCGCGATGGAAAACCAATTGGAATCATCACTGATCGCGATATCGTCGTTCGCTGCGTTGCTGCCGGCTTGGATTGTTCTCAAACGCCGTGCAGACAAGCAATGACGGGAGAGCTGATCACGTTGCCCGAGACGACGGACATCGAGGCTGCGGCGAGCGCCATGGAGGAACGTCAAATTCGTCGGTTGTTGGTGACGGGCGAAAACTACGACATCGTGGGAATTGTCTCGGTCGGCGATATCGCCGCCAATTCGGGATCACAAAAAGTGTGCGCGGAATTGATCGAGAGAATGTCGGTCCCCGCCGAACCGGTGCGTTTCGAAGCGGTGCAATAGCGGTTGCACCGCTGTTCATCGAAACAAAGAAATTTCAACACGGGTGATGTCGGGAAGATCATCACCCGTCGGACGAGTCGCCGTCCAGGAACCTCATCATTTTATTTGTCGAGCGTGAAGCCGATCTTCACGGTGACTTGCCAGTGGTCAACCTTGCCATCGGTGATGTCACCTCGGGATTCAGTCACTTCAAACCATCGCATCCCTCGGACGGTTTTTGAAGCATGAGTGATCGCGTTCTCGACGGCGTCTTCGATCGACGTCTTTGACGATCCGGTAATCTCGATTACTTCTAAAACGAGCACCATTCGCGGTACCAACGCGTCCAACTGCTCCGCTCGCCGGCGGCGAAGCTCACCAAGAATTCCCTAGGTGAGCGCGACAACACCGAAAGTCGTGGCGTCATTGCTACTTGGCATGGTGATTGCATCGCTACGTAATAAGCAAACAATCAATTGGAGGATTTCAACCGATGGAAGCATGGGTTCGCAATTTTTTAGAAGAGTTTGGAGCACTCGGCGTCGGACTATTGATGCTGGTCGAAAACATCTTTCCACCGATTCCATCGGAGATTGTGATGCCTTGGTCTGGCTACTCCGTCAGCCAGGGTGACAACTCGTTCATCGCAGTGGTTGCTGCCGGCAGTATCGGCTCATTTGCTGGTGCCATGTTTTGGTACTACCTTGCTCGCTGGATCGGCAAGGATCGGTTGTCGCGTTGGATTCGCGGTCACGGCGCCTGGCTGACGATAACGCCGAATGATCTCGATCGCGTGGAATCTTGGTTTGAACGCTGGGGATCGGTTGCCGTATTGGTGTGTCGTCTGGTTCCTGGTGTACGAACACTGATCAGCGTCCCCGCAGGATTCTCGACGATGTCAACACTCCGTTTCTCGCTGATGACCGCGATCGGGGTGGTGATTTGGACAACGTTACTGGCGGTGATCGGCTGGTGGTTGGGCGACAACTATGCCGACCTAGCCGGGCCGCTAAGTTGGGTCAGCACCTTGGTAATTGTGGGCTTGGTCGGCTGGTGGTTGTGGCGACTGTTGCAACAGCGAAAGATTCGCTTGCAAGAGGCCAATTCATGAACGTTGCTCTCTCCCAATCAACTCTTGATCCCGCCGGTCGAGGCGCGGAAGTGATCGCGGATCTGTTCTGGGTGATGGCTATCGGTGGTGTCTGTATCTGGTTGTTGGTGATCGGTCTAGCAGTTTACGCAATCTTGCGTCCCGGTAAACATCAGGCAAAGACGACGCGAGTGTTGGTGATCGGTGGTGGTGCGGTATTCCCGACACTCGTCTTAACAGGCTTGCTGACATACGGCTTGTCAATCTTGCCGGACTTACAAAGCCCCGCTCCGCAAGGCAGCCAAGTTGTCGAAGTGGTTGGTGTGCGTTGGTGGTGGCGAGTCCGATATCGCTTGCCTAGTGGAAAAACGGTCGAAACGGCCAACGAGATACATTTGCCTGTTGGCGAAGCGGTCGAGTTCAAGCTCACCAGCGAGGATGTCATCCATTCGTTTTGGATTCCCGCGTTGGGCGGCAAGATGGACATGATTCCGGGACGTGAGAATCGCTTGAAGTTGTTTCCGACCAAGACGGGTGTTTTCCGTGGTGTGTGCGCGGAGTTCTGCGGTGCCGCTCATGCTCAGATGTCGTTTGACGTCGTGGTCCAGTCCAGGGACGAATTTGATCGATGGCTGGTTGAACTGCAGCAGTCGGCTGGTGAATCAGACCACGCCGGCCAAGCCGTCTTTCGATCACGCGGCTGTGGTGCGTGTCACACGATTCGCGGAACAGAGTTTGACGGCGTGGTCGGCCCTGATCTGACTCATTTTGGCTCACGGCGAAGTATCGGAGCATCGGTCTTGGCAAACACACCAGAGAATCTGACTCGCTGGATCAGTCATACGCATCAGGTCAAACCCGGCGTCGAGATGCCCGCGTTTGATTCGATCGACGCGGAGAAGTTGGCGGAGTTGGTCGACTATTTGATGGAACTCCGATGATCGAGTCAAACCATAGCAGAAGTCGCAAAGGCATTTGGCGATACCGGACGACGCAGATACTCTTGCTAAGTTTCTCGACAGACAAACGAGTTGAGATCCGGCAGGAGGCGCACGATGGATGAACGCGCAGAACGGCTGCTAAAAGCATGGGAGACGCCGAAGGGTTGGCGGTACTGGTCGGCGGTCAACAACTCAGAGGTGGGACTTTGGTACACACTGGCCGCGTTCGCATTCTTTTTGTTCGGCGGCGTGCTGGCGTTGATCATGAGGATTCAGCTTGCCATTCCCGACAACGACTGGTTAACCCCTGAACAATACAATCAGGTCTTCACGATGCACGGCAGCGTGATGATGTTTCTGTTTGCCGTGCCGATTTTGGAAGCGATTTCGATCATGTTGTTGCCCGAAATGCTGGGCGCGCGTGACCTTCCATTTCCACGTCTGTCGGCATACGGTTTTTGGTGCTTTTTGATCGGCGGCGTCTTCGTCTGCGGATCACTTTTCTTCGGCGTCGGGCCACGTGGCGGATGGTTCATGTATCCGCCGATGACGAC from Stieleria varia carries:
- a CDS encoding DUF1552 domain-containing protein, translated to MHPKYNQSKQAERNASLQRRRFLRGLGAAIAVPMLPSIAHAAGDAAGINSTSGATSRGGDGSAPLRMAYFIHPNGVVQDYWFPKVNGNDFEFNRTMKPLEEVKEHVQVITGLDQLNATPGNDGGGDHARAGATYLTGMRAKKTGGKDIRCGISIDQVAAQQLGHLTRFASLELTCDAIRNTGSCDTGYACAYQYNMSWSSPTTPVTPEPNPRLVFERLFGTGDHGERKRSFEIRRERQKSILDFVMEDTRSLTRDMGYEDQVKLDEYLSNVRELERRISDTEQIAKIPDPNMPTPAGIPGNIGDHMDLMYDLLILAFQTDQTRIATLLLAYDGSNLPYPELGISEGHHWLTHNLRVPEYKEKVGQIEVYWMQRFAKFIRKMRDTPDIDGSRLIDNVMMLYGSAISDGNMHKHDNCPAILVGGGGGTLQPGRVTDAAGIPMSNMYVSMLEKFGVQGVTQFGDSNGRYDDI
- a CDS encoding CBS domain-containing protein encodes the protein MKLKDVMTTHVRGISADESVRNAAEAMSQMQVGSLPVFRDGKPIGIITDRDIVVRCVAAGLDCSQTPCRQAMTGELITLPETTDIEAAASAMEERQIRRLLVTGENYDIVGIVSVGDIAANSGSQKVCAELIERMSVPAEPVRFEAVQ
- a CDS encoding dodecin, which translates into the protein MVLVLEVIEITGSSKTSIEDAVENAITHASKTVRGMRWFEVTESRGDITDGKVDHWQVTVKIGFTLDK
- a CDS encoding DedA family protein codes for the protein MEAWVRNFLEEFGALGVGLLMLVENIFPPIPSEIVMPWSGYSVSQGDNSFIAVVAAGSIGSFAGAMFWYYLARWIGKDRLSRWIRGHGAWLTITPNDLDRVESWFERWGSVAVLVCRLVPGVRTLISVPAGFSTMSTLRFSLMTAIGVVIWTTLLAVIGWWLGDNYADLAGPLSWVSTLVIVGLVGWWLWRLLQQRKIRLQEANS
- the coxB gene encoding cytochrome c oxidase subunit II codes for the protein MNVALSQSTLDPAGRGAEVIADLFWVMAIGGVCIWLLVIGLAVYAILRPGKHQAKTTRVLVIGGGAVFPTLVLTGLLTYGLSILPDLQSPAPQGSQVVEVVGVRWWWRVRYRLPSGKTVETANEIHLPVGEAVEFKLTSEDVIHSFWIPALGGKMDMIPGRENRLKLFPTKTGVFRGVCAEFCGAAHAQMSFDVVVQSRDEFDRWLVELQQSAGESDHAGQAVFRSRGCGACHTIRGTEFDGVVGPDLTHFGSRRSIGASVLANTPENLTRWISHTHQVKPGVEMPAFDSIDAEKLAELVDYLMELR